The proteins below are encoded in one region of Candidatus Korarchaeota archaeon NZ13-K:
- a CDS encoding Lrp/AsnC family transcriptional regulator has protein sequence MEKLDEVDLAILKILQEDCKKNIGEISEMLNVPKSTVHYRISRLEKLGFIEGCYARVNPEKLGRSLVAITLVRARYRPGYHEKVGDKIKELPGVWAVYFVFGETDFVVLLRVGDVRELMGVIEQMMSMEEIERTSTMIVAKVIKEDPKIEIY, from the coding sequence TTGGAGAAACTCGATGAGGTGGACCTGGCCATACTCAAGATCCTGCAGGAGGACTGCAAGAAGAATATAGGGGAGATCTCCGAGATGCTTAACGTCCCTAAATCCACGGTTCACTACAGGATAAGCAGGCTGGAGAAGCTCGGGTTCATAGAGGGATGCTACGCTAGGGTCAACCCAGAGAAGCTCGGGAGGAGCCTCGTGGCGATAACCCTGGTCAGGGCGAGGTACAGGCCCGGGTATCACGAGAAGGTCGGGGATAAGATCAAGGAGCTTCCAGGAGTTTGGGCGGTCTACTTCGTATTCGGAGAGACGGATTTCGTCGTCCTCCTGCGCGTGGGGGACGTCAGGGAGCTCATGGGGGTCATAGAGCAGATGATGAGCATGGAGGAGATCGAGAGGACCTCCACGATGATAGTAGCTAAGGTGATAAAGGAGGATCCGAAGATAGAAATTTATTAA